A single region of the Polyodon spathula isolate WHYD16114869_AA chromosome 5, ASM1765450v1, whole genome shotgun sequence genome encodes:
- the marcksa gene encoding myristoylated alanine-rich protein kinase C substrate a, with product MGAQFSKTAAKGEIAAEIPGEAAAASPSKTNGQENGHVKVNGDASAAEAGKEEAQANGSAPAEDSPKEEAEKTEAAAADKESTEGDKENAEAASPAEGEGSSKAEDGATPSTSSETPKKKKKRFSFKKSFKLSGFSFKKNKKETGEGAENEGATASTEEAKDEAAVAPEATSTEESKPAQEEAAPAAPSTSTEETKEETSSSQEAKSEESVPEKPVVGETQAAAAPAAEEPKPPAEEKPAEEKPAEAAPAPEAKSTEQEALKAEEPAPTPATQEAHSASSSEAPTAAAAE from the exons ATGGGAGCGCAATTCTCCAAGACCGCTGCGAAAGGCGAAATCGCTGCTGAAATACCGGGAGAAGCCGCTGCTGCTTCCCCTTCAAAGACCAATGGACAG GAAAATGGCCATGTGAAAGTAAATGGTGACGCCTCTGCAGCAGAAGCTGGGAAGGAGGAGGCTCAGGCAAATGGAAGTGCCCCAGCTGAAGACAGTCCCAAAGAAGAGGCAGAAAAAACTGAGGCAGCTGCTGCCGACAAGGAAAGCACGGAGGGAGACAAGGAGAATGCAGAGGCGGCCTCTCCCGCTGAAGGAGAGGGTTCGTCCAAGGCAGAGGATGGGGCCACACCCTCAACCAGCAGTGAAAcccccaaaaagaaaaagaagcgctTCTCCTTCAAGAAGTCCTTTAAGCTCAGCGGCTTCTCCTTCAAGAAGAACAAAAAGGAGACCGGAGAGGGGGCTGAGAATGAAGGGGCAACTGCCTCCACAGAGGAGGCAAAGGATGAGGCAGCTGTGGCACCAGAGGCCACCAGCACAGAGGAAAGCAAGCCTGCCCAGGAGGAGGCTGCACCTGCTGCTCCTTCCACCAGCACAGAGGAGACCAAGGAGGAGACCAGCTCTTCACAAGAGGCCAAATCTGAAGAGAGTGTGCCAGAAAAGCCTGTTGTGGGGGAGACCCAGGCAGCTGCTGCCCCTGCAGCTGAAGAGCCCAAACCGCCAGCGGAGGAGAAGCCAGCGGAGGAGAAGccagcagaggcagctcctgccccTGAAGCAAAGTCCACTGAGCAGGAAGCACTGAAAGCAGAAGAGCCCGCCCCCACACCCGCCACACAAGAAGCTCATTCCGCGTCCAGCTCCGAGGCCCCGACTGCTGCGGCTGCAGAATAG